A window of Sphingomonas astaxanthinifaciens DSM 22298 genomic DNA:
CTCTCGCCGACGCACAGGATGACCTTCAGCCCTGCGCGCAACCCCGCCTCGGCCTTCGCTTTGACGTCGGCGTCGGCCTCGCCATGCGCCTCGCGCCGCTCGCTGTGGCCGACGATCACGATCCCCGCCCCCGCGTCATGCAGCATCGACGCGCACAGGTCGCCGGTATGCGCGCCCTTCTCATTGGCATGCATGTCCTGCGCGCCGATCGTGAACCCCGGTACCGCCTCGGCCGCGCGGTGGATGAGGGTCGCGGGCACGCACAGCGCCACCTCGACCCGGCCGCCAAGCTCGCCGGCCCGCGCCGCGATCGCCCGCACCTCGCCGAGATCGGCCGAGGTGCCGTGCATCTTCCAGTTTCCCGCGATCAGCTTGACCATGACGACGCCGTTCACTCCCCTGTTAGGGAGCGGCGCCTAGCAAGCCGCTCGGCTTGAAGGAAGCTTGGGGCTGCCTTACAGCGCCGCCGCAACGCCGTCACTCGATCAGGAACAGAAGCCCCCTCATGCTCGGATTCTTCCGCCGCCTCACCAAGTCGAAGGTCGGCACCATCATCGGCATCCTCTTCCTGGTCGCCATCCTCGCCAGCTTCGCGATCGCGGACATCACCAACCTGCGCCAGGGCGGTTCGCTGCCGACCGGCACGCTCGCCAAGGTCGGCGGGGTCGAGCTGACCCAGGCCGACCTCGACACCGCGATGCAGCGCCGGCTGACCGTGGTCCGCCAGCAGAACCCGCAGGCCACCTACGCGGACCTCGCGCCCGAGTTCGACGCCATCGTCGACAGCCTGATCCAGGAGCGCACGCTCTGGGCCTATGCCCGCAAGCACGGCTTCACCGTGTCCAAGAAGCTGATCGACGCCGAGATCGTGAAGCTCCCCGGCGTCCAGGGCCTCGACGGCCGCTTCAGCGAGGCCGCCTACCAGGGCTTCCTGCGCGAGCAGCGGATCACCGACGCGATGGTCCGCCGCGAGATCGAGACCTCGCTGCTCCAGCGCCTCGTCCTGACCCCGGTCGCGGCCAACGTCCGCCTCGCCCAGGGCATCGCCCGCCCCTATGCCGACAGCCTGCTCGAGCAGCGCACCGGCGAGCTTGCGCTGCTGCCCTTCGCCGCCTTCACCGGCGGCGCAGCGCCGACCCCGGCCGAGCTCCAGACCTTCTATCGCCAGAACCTCGGCCGCTACACCGTGCCCGAGCGCCGCACCCTGCGCATCGCCCGCATCACCGCCGCCGAACTCGGCAACGTCGCCCCGAGCGAGCAGGAGGTCGCCGCTTACTACAAGGCCAACCAGGCGAGCTATGGCGGGGTCGAGAAGCGCGTCGTCAGCCGCGCCACCCTTCCCGACCGCAATGCCGTCGCCGCCATCGCCCAGCGCGCCAAGGGCGGGGCGAGCTTTGCCGCGGCCGCCGCGCCGGCCGGCTTCTCGGCGAGCGACGTCAGCCTCGGGCCGCAGACCCGCGAGGAGCTTGCCGCCAAGGCCGGTGAAGCGGTCGCCGCGCAGGTCTTCGCCGCCCCGGCCGGCACCGTGATCGGCCCGGTCCAGTCCTCGACCGGCTTCGACGCGATCAAGGTCGAAAGCATCCAGGCCGCCTCGGGCAAGGGTCTCGACCAGGTCCGCGGCGAGATCGTCGCCAAGCTCACCGCCGACAAGAAGAAGGACGCGCTCGCCGACCTCGTCGGCAAGGTCGAGGACGGCATCGCCGACGGCCAGACCTTCGAGGAGGTCGCCGCGGCCCTCAAGCTCCCGGTCACCGTCACGCCGCCGCTGACCCGCAATGGCGGCACCTTCGACGCGCCGCCCTTCACCCTCGCGCCCGAGTTCGCCGCGCTGCCCGGCCAGGCGTTCGACATCGGCACCGATGACGATCCCGTGGTCGAGACGCTCCCCAACGAGGCCGGCTATGCGCTGCTCGACGTGACCGAGGTGGTTCCGCCGATGCCCGCCCCGCTCGCCAAGATCGGCGCGCAGGTCAGCAAGGACTTCATCGCCCGCCGCGCCAGCGACCGCGCCGCCGCCGCCGCATCCCAGGTCCTCGCCGCGGTCGCCAAGGGCACGCCGATGGCGCAGGCGCTCGCAGCGCTTGGCCAGTCCGGTGTCCGCCCGCCCGAGCCGATCGACCTTCGCCGCGGCGCGCTCGGCCAGTTCGCCCAGCAGGGCCAGGAAGTCCCGCCGCCGCTGCGCATCCTGTTCACGCTCAAGCCCGGCAAGGCCCAGCGCGCGGCCGGCCCCTCGGGCATCTACCTCGTCAAGCTCGACAAGGTCGTCCCCGGCAATGCCGGCAACAACCCGACGCTGATCGCGCAGCAGCTCACCCAGCTCCAGCGCAGCGCCGGCGAGGAGCTCGCGCTCCAGTGGCTCACCGCCGCCCAGCGCGAACTCAAGGTCAGCCGCAACGAGGACGCGATCAAGGCCGCCAAGGCCCGCATCCTCGGCACCGGCGCCGCCGAATGATCTCACCCTCTCCCGCTCGCGGGAGAGGGCGCCCGCCGGCTTGCGTCGGTCGGCGGCGGGCAACAAAAGACGTCGGGCGAGCGGGGTGAGGGAGCCACCTATTCGCATCCTCGTCATCGACAATGTCGACAGCTTCACCTTCACGCTCGTCGACTATCTCCGCCAGCTCGGTGCCGAAGTGGCGGTCGCCCGTTCGACCGCGCTCACCGTCGCCGAGGCGCTCGCCCACCCGGGTCCCTTGCTTATCAGTCCCGGCCCCGGCCACCCCGCCGACGCCGGCATCTCGGTCGCCCTCGCCGCCGCCTGCATGGAGACGGCCAAGCCCCTCCTCGGGGTCTGCCTCGGCCACCAGGCGATCGCGCTCGCCGCCGGCGCCGCCATCGCCCGCGCCGCGCCGATGCACGGCAAGACCGACGCAATTTCGCACGACGGCAGCGGGCTCTTCGCCGGCCTGCCCGCGCCCGTCACCATGACCCGCTATCACAGCCTGGTGGCCGAACAGCTCCCCGCCCCACTCCGCGCGACCGCCCACGGAAGCGACGGCACGATCCAGGCGCTGGCCCATGAACGCGCGCCGGTGCACGGCATCCAGTTCCACCCCGAGAGCGTCGCCAGCGAGCACGGCCTGAAACTTCTGGGCAACTTCCTGGTGCTGGCCGGCTAGCGGCCAGCACGCCCGCCGGCTTGGCCGGTCGGCGGCGGGCATCAAAAAACGTCACTTGACGGCCCCCGAAACGTTCCTTACTCGTTCTCCGTCTGTTCACTAAGGGGCGTGAACCCATGCTCACCGCCAAGCAACGCGAACTCCTCAGCTACATCGACCAGCGCCTCAAGGCGTCGGGCGTCTCCCCCAGCTTCGACGAGATGCGCGAGGCGCTCGACCTCAAGAGCAAGTCGGGCGTCCACCGCCTGATCTCGGCGCTGGAGGAGCGGCAGTTCATCCGCCGCCTGCCCAATCGCGCCCGCGCGCTCGAGGTCGTCCGCATGCCCGAGAGCGGGGGCGCTGCTGCGCCAGCCCAGGCCGCTCCGGCCCCGCGCCCGGTCGTGCCCGCCAATGATACGATCGACCTGATGCTCGCCGGCCGGATCGCCGCCGGCACCCCGATCGAGGCGCTGCAGGGCCAGGACAGCTTCCCCGTCCCCGCCGCCCTGCTCGGCCCGGGCGAACATTATGCGCTCGAGGTGTCGGGCGATTCGATGGTCGACGAGGGGATTCTCGACGGCGACTATGTCCTCATCCGCAAGGTCGAGACCGCGCGCGAGGGGGAGATCGTGGTCGCGCTGATCGACGACAGCGAAGCGACCTTGAAGACCTTCCGCCGCGAAGGGCAGATGGTCCGGCTCGATCCCGCCAACCGCGCCCATGAGCCCCAGCGCTACGACCCCCGCCGGGTCAAGATCCAGGGCAAGCTCGCCGGCCTCATCCGCCGGTACCACTGACCTGAGGCGCCAAGCGCTGCGACGCCGGCGCGAAGCGTCGGCTGAGCAGCGCGAAGAGCCGCCGAAGGCCGGCCAGCCTGCGCGCCTGGCGCGACAGGTCTGACGTCACGGGATTTACTTCCGTGACGGCGTCGCAACCTCGGCTTGCAGGGGTAAGCCGTCGTCCCGGCGAAGGCCGGGACCTCAGGCCACTGGCGTGAACTGCGCGAATTCGCCGCCCGCGCGCCGACGACGGCATCCCACGTGAGCAATTTCGCCAGCCCGTATCTCGCCCGCGCCGGATCGCGCGCCCGCCACGGAACGCCCTCGCCCTCTCGCGCCTTTCTTCTGGCGAGGAGGACAAGACCATGGCTTACGACGACTATCGCGACGACGACCTGCGCGCCGCGGACGACCGCCGCTTTCGCGACGACCCCGACCGGCTCCGTGACCGCGACCGGGGCTTCTTCCGCTCCGGCCGCGACGACCGCGATCCCGCCAGCCGCCGCGACTGGGACCGCGACGACCGCCGCGCCCCCATCCCGACCGACGAGACCCGCGACCTCATCGCCTCGCGCAAGGTCGAGGGCACCGCGGTCTATGGCCGCGACGGGAATCGCCTCGGCACCATCAAGACGCTGATGATCGACAAGGTTCGCGGCACCATCCGCTACGCCGTGCTCGCGCATGGCACCGGCTTCCTCGGCTTCGACGAGCAGCTGTTCCCGGTCCAGTGGGACGAGCTTCGCTATGACGAACGCCGCGGCGGCTATCTCGTCGACTTCACCGGCGAGGACGTGGCCTACACGCTCGAGCGCCGCCAGCGCCAGCGCGGGGGAAGCGCCCGCGACATCGACCGCGACTGGCGTCGCTGACCCGTTCAGCAAGCGTGCGAGGAGGCGCGCCTAGGAAGGATATCATGCGTATCCTGTCCCTTGCCGCCCTCCTCGCCTTGCCGCTGGCCGCCGCCTCGGCCGCGCCGCCCCCGCCCTCGGCCTGGACCGTCGGCCCGATCGTCTATGGGGTCAGCCGCTCGCCCGGCCTTCCCCTGCGCCCCCAGCGCGCAGCCGGCGGCGCCATTGCGGTCGCCATTCCGCCCGCTCCCTACAGCCTCCACGGCCTGACCTTCGCCCCCGGCAGCCTGGCGGGCAAGCGACGGATCGTCATGCGCTACCGGGTCGAGGCCGCGCCCGGCACCGCCCTCATCGCCACCAGCGACCACCGTTCGCCCGGGATCATCACCCTGTTCCTCCAGCGCCGCGGCGACGACTGGAGCGCGCAGGGACTGTTCGAGACCTATCGCTGGTATGCGACCTTCGCGACCCAGACGCTTCGCCCCGGCGCCGAGCAGACCATGGTCGCACCGCTCAATGCCAACTGGACCGCCGTCATGACCTCGAGCGCACGGACGCGCCCCGCCGAGTTTCGCGCCGCCTTGGCCGATGCCAGCGCGGTCGGCGTGGTGCTCGGCGGCGGCGACGGCTTCGGCCATGGGGTCGAGGCCAGCGCGCCGGCCCGCCTCGTCATCACCGACTTCCGGATCGAGTGATCGACGCCGCGGGCGCCAGCCGCTAGACTGGGGCCATGCGCCTCAGGGCAAAGACCTGCGTCGTCACCGGCGCCGCGCGGGGTATCGGCCGCGCCATCGCCGAGGCCTTCGTCGCCGAGGGCGCGCGCGTCGTCCTCACCGACATCGACGAGGAAATTGGCCGCGCGACCGCCGCCGCGCTCGGCTGCGAATTTCACCGCCTCGACGTCGGCGAGGAGGCCGACTGGACCGCCTTCGCGGCGCGGGTTCCCGCGCTCGATGTCCTGGTCAACAATGCCGGCATCACCGGCTTCGAGGACGGCCCGGCTTCCCACGATCCCGAGCATGCCAGCCTCGAGGAATGGCACCGCGTTCACCGCGTCAATCTCGACGGCACCTTCCTCGGCTGCCGCTACGCGCTTGCAGCAATGGGGCCGCGCGGGACCGGCTCGATCATCAACATCTCGTCGCGCTCGGGCCTCGTCGGCATCCCCTTCGCCGCGGCCTATGCCTCGTCCAAGGCGGCGATCCGCAACCACAGCAAGTCGGTCGCACTCTATTGCGCGGCGAAGGGGTGGCAGATCCGCTGCAACTCGATCCACCCTGCCGCGATCCTCACCGACATGTGGGAAGCGCTGATCGGCGACGGCCCCGACCGCGACGCGCGCATGGCCGCGATGGTCGCCGACACGCCCTTGAAGCGCTTCGGCCTCCCCTCGGAGGTGGCCGCGCTCGCCGTCCTGCTGGCCTCGGACGAGGCGACCTACATGACCGGGGCCGAGCTCACCCTCGACGGCGGGCTGCTGGCGGGTTCGGCCGCCTCCCCCGGCTCGCCGCCCGAGGACTGAGCTCCGCCCCTAGTTGGTCGAGCCCGGGCGGGTATCGGTCATCGGCCTGACCTCGGTCCCCGACACATCGGCGCCTTCGGTGCTGACCATCGGCCGGGTCGCGGCAGCCGTGTCGCGCCGCACCTCGGCCTCGCGCTCGTGCGGATCGGTGCTGTTCGCGCGCGCCTCCGAGCCCAGCGACGCGAACGGCCCGCCATAGCCGAGCGAGCCCGTCTCCTTCATCGCCTTGGCTCCGTCGCGGAGCATCGCCTGGAGCGCCAGGTTCGCCCGCAAGGCGCTGATCTCGGGTCCGTCCTTCTCGCCCACCGCCTTCCAGAACAAGGGCCCGTCGACCCTGACTTTGCCAGATACATCGGTCTGCTTGCCGCCCTCGGCCGCGGCCATTTCGACCCCGAGCATCGCCGCTTCCTTGCCGTCGACGCTGATCGTCGCCTTGAGGCTCCTGCCTTCCCGCTTCTCGATGTCGAACACCACCGGGACCGACTGGCCGTCGATCTCCTGGATGGTCTTGACCGGCCGCCCCCAGGCCTGTTCGAACGCCGCATAGGTTGCGCTCGGGCTCGCGTCATAGCGCTGCACCACCTTCGACCCGCAGCCCGCCAGCGACAGCCCCGCCGCCGCCGCGATCAGCATCATCCCCCGCATACGCATACGAAAATCCCCCCAGAGTCCGGCGGGACACTAGGGGGACATTTTTCACCAGCCGGTTAAGGCCGAAGGCGCGCTACCAGATCCGCACGCGGTCCTTGGGCGCGATGTAGAACTTGCTGTCGGGGGTGACCTTGAACGCCGCATACCAGGCGTCGAGGTTCCGAAGCGGCCCGATCACGCGATAGCGCCGCGGGCTGTGCGGATCGCTCGCGACCTGCGTCTTGATCGCCTCGTCGCGCGACTTGCCCCGCCACGCCTGGGCAAAGCTCAGGAAGAAGCGCTGGTCCCCGGTCAGCCCGTCGATCACCGGCGCCTTCCTGCCGCCGAGGCTCTTCTGATAGGCCAGATAGGCGACCTCGAGCCCGCTCATGTCGCCGATATTCTCGCCCATCGTCAGGTCGCCGTTGATGAACACCCCCGGCGCCGCCTCGTAGCTCGAATATTGCTTGCCGAGCGCCGCGGTCAGCGCCTTGAAGCGCTCAGCGTCCCTCGGCGTCCACCAGTCGCGGACCGCGCCATTCTCGTCGATCTTGCGGCCCTGGTCGTCGAAGCCGTGCATGATCTCATGGCCGATGATCGCGCCCGCAGCGCCGTAATTGACCGCGGCGTCGGCCTTGGGATCGAAGAAGGGCGGCTGGAGGATCCCGGCCGGGAAGACGATCTTGTTCTCGAGCCCGCCATTATAGGCGTTCACCGTCGCCGGGCTCATCCCCCACTTCTTGCGGTCGACCGGCTTGCCGAGGTCGGCCAGCTGATACTCATAGTCGAAGCGGCTCGAACGCTTGACGTTGCCGTAAAGGTCGTCGGCCTTGAGGCTCAGCGCCGAATAGTCGCGGAACTTGTCGGGATAGCCGACCATCACGTCCATCTTGGCGAGCTTGCGCAGCGCCGCGTCCTTGGTCGGCTGCTCCATCCAGCTGTTGCCGCGGATGCGGTCGGCGGCGGCCGCCTTCAAGTTGGCGACCAAAGCCTCCATCTTGGTCTTGGATTCGGCCGGGAAGTAGCGCTCGACATAGGTCTTGCCGACGAGTTCGCCGAGCCGCGCGTCGACCTGCCCGATCCCCCGCCGCCAGCGCGGCCGCTGGGCCTTGGCGCCGGTCAACGCACTGACGAACTGGAACTGGCTGTCGACAAACCGCTTGGACAGATAGGGCGAGGCCTGGTCGGTGACCTTGAACCGCTGCCACGTCTTCAAGGTCTCGAGCGGCGTGTTGGCATAAAGCTCGGCGATCGCCTTGATCGCCGTATTGTCGCTGACCAGCACCTTCGGGCTCGCGGCGACGCCGAGCGTGGTCATGAAGGCATTCCAGTCGAGCCCGGGGGCATAAGCCGCGAACTGCGCCGGGGTCATCGGATTGTTGAGCTTGTCGATGTCGCGCTGGTCGGCCTTGGTCCAGCTGCGCTTGGCGATCTCGGTCTCGAAGGCGAGGATCTGGTCGGCCTTGGCGGCCGCGTCCGCGGTTCCGACCAGCGCCAGCGAGCGCTCCACATAGGCGCGGTAGGCCGCCAGCTGCGGCTTGTACTTGGCGTCGAGATAATAGTCGCGGTCGGGCAGGCCCATGCCGCCGCTGCCGACCGCCAGGCTGTTGATGGTCGGATTTGCAAGGTCGGGAATGACCTGGAAGCCGAACAGCGTCCCGCCCATGTCCCAGGCGCTCTCGGCCATCGATTTCTCGAATTCGGCGCGGGTGCTGATCGCGTCGACCCGGGCGAGGTCGGCCATCAGCGGCGCGGCGTCGAGCTGCTCGAGCCGCGCCTCGTCCATGTAGCTGCGGTACATGGCGCCGAGCTGGCTGTCGGCGGGCGCGTTCATCACGATCGCGCGCAGCTGCTCCTGGTTGCGATCGTTGAGCTCGGTCCCGACGCCGTTACCGGGCTTATCGGCCGGGATCTCGTTGGCGTCGAGCCACGCGCCCGAGGCATAGCGCTCGAAATCGTCGCCGGGCCGGACCTTGAGGTCGCGCGCGCTCGTGTCGACCCCCCAGGTCCCGAAGCGAACCGTCGTCGGCGCGACCGGGGCGGGCACCGACACCGCCGGGGTCTGCTGGGCAATGGAAGCGGCGGGCAAGGCGGCAAGCGCGCTCCCCGCAAGCAGCAGCAGGGCACGGGTGGTGGCAAGGCGCATGGACGATCCCCTCAGAAAAACGACTCGTTTATCCAGCGTTCATGCTGCTTCAGCCTGCGCATACTACCAAGCCCCATCGACGAACGGGGGTCTGGCGTCGACCTGAGGCCGGGCCGGCGGGGCATTTTCGTTCCAGCGAGCCCGCTAGGCCCGCGGACTCAATTGCCGGGCACCATCCAGATCACGGTCTGGAAGGCGGGCGCGGCCATCGGCTTGCCTTCCTTGTCGCGCGCCGGCGTGAACCGGGCACGCCGCTGCAGCAAGGCGCAGGTGGCATTGTCGAGCACCGCAAAGCCGCTTCCCGAGCGGAGCGCGCATTGCGTCACTCGGCCGTCCGCGCCCACCGTCAGCCGGGTCCGGACCTCGCCGCTCTCCCCGTTCTTGATCGCGCTCGCCGGATAATCGTTGAAGGTGATGGGAAGCCGGCCCTCCATCTTCGGCCAGCTGGCCAGCCGGTCCTGTTCGGCCGCGGCAAAGCCCCAGCTTTCGAGCAGGCCGCGATTGCAGGTCGCCAGCACGCCGGCCAGCTTCTCGGTCCCGGTAAGGGCAAGGTCGGCCGACAGCCGCTTGGTCTGCAGCGCCACCGTCCGGACCTCGCGCAGCCGCACCAGATTCTGCGGGTCGGCGTCCTTGTCGCCCTCGGCGAAGGCGATGAGGCCATTGTTGCCGCCGCGCCAGAACAGGACCCGGTCGGCGACCTGCCGCCCGTTCACCACCAGCTTGCCGGGCGCGAAGCCGAGGCTTTCCTTGGCCGCTGCCTCGACCCGGACAAGGAAACGTACGCCCTCCCCGTCGGGGCTCGGCTCGACCCCCAGCACCATCGGCCCGCTCGCGGTCGTGTAGGGCCGCGAGGCGACGCAGCGCTGATCGGCAAACTCGACCTGCCAGGGCCCGGAAGGCGTCGGTGGGACCGGCGCCGCGGCCGCTTGCGATGCCATCACCAGTGCCGCCGCCATCCCCATGAAACGCAACATCATTCGATACTCCCCTCGACCTGGCCAACCTGCCTTCGCTTCCTCGCGGCCGCAAGGGCCCGGATGCCCTGTCACAGGCGTCCAGCCACCTTGCCTTCTCGTGCGTTGCTACCCATCTCGCCCCTTCATGCCGTCCCGGTTTCCGTCATTGCGGGAGGGGGATTGCCTCCAGAACGAAAACGGAACATTCCTTCCCCATGCTGACTCACATCACCGTCAAGGGCGCGCGCGAACACAATCTCAAGGGCGTGGACGTGTCGATACCGCGCGACAGCCTGACGGTGATCACCGGCCTCTCGGGCTCGGGCAAGTCGAGCCTCGCCTTCGACACCATCTATGCCGAGGGCCAGCGCCGCTACGTCGAGTCGCTCTCGGCCTATGCCCGCCAATTCCTCGAGATGATGCAGAAGCCCGATGTCGAGCATATCGACGGCCTCTCGCCCGCCATCTCGATCGAGCAGAAGACCACCAGCCGCAACCCGCGCTCGACCGTCGCCACGGTGACCGAGATCTACGACTATATGCGCCTCCTCTGGGCGCGGGTCGGCATTCCCTATTCCCCCGCCACCGGCGAGCCGATCCAGGCGCAGCAGGTCAGCCAGATGGTCGACCGCGTGATGACCCTGCCCGAAGGCTCGCGCCACTATCTCCTCGCTCCCGTCGTCCGCGGCCGCAAGGGCGAGTATCGCAAGGAAATGGCCGAGTGGCAGAAGGCGGGCTTCACCCGCGTCCGCATCGACGGCACCTTCTACGAGATCGACGAGGCCCCCGCCCTCGACAAGAAGTACAAGCATGACATCGAGGTGGTGGTCGACCGCATCGTCGTGCGCGACGGGCTCCAGACCCGCCTCGCCGACAGCTTCGAAACCGCGCTGAAGCTCGCCGACGGCCTCGCCTATCTCGACCCCGCCGACCCGCCCGCCGACCCTGCCGGGACCGAGCGGACCGGGGTGGCCGAGGCGCTCGAAAAGGCAGCCGAACGCAACGTCCTCGCCACCCACGCGCCGGTCGGCCGCATCACCTTCTCCGAGAAGTTCGCCTGCCCCGTCTCGGGCTTCACCATCGCCGAGATCGAGCCGCGCCTCTTCTCCTTCAACGCGCCGCAGGGCGCCTGCCCGGCCTGCGACGGCCTCGGCGAGCGGCAGGAGTTCGACGAGGACCTCGTCGTTCCCAACCACGACTTGTCGCTCGCCAAGGGCGCGGTCGTTCCCTGGGCCAAGAGCAATCCGCCCTCGCCTTATTACATGCAGGTGCTGGCCAGCCTTGCCCGCCACTACGGCTTCGATCTCTCGACCCCGTGGAAGGACCTCGACCCCGAGCACCAGCACGCCATCCTTCACGGCACCGGCGGCCGCCCGGTCGTCCTCCGCTTCGTCGACGGCAAGAAGAGCTACGAGGTGAAGAAGGCGTTCGAGGGCGTCATCGGCAATTTGAACCGCCGCCTCGCCCAGACCGAGAGCGCGTGGATGAAGGAAGAGCTGTCGCGCTACCAGGCCGCGCATCCGTGCGAGACCTGCCACGGCGCCCGCCTCAAGCCCGAGGCGCTGGCGGTCAAGATCGCCGGCGAGGACATCTCCATCGCCGTCCGCCGCAGCGTCGCCGACGCTTACGCCTGGTTCGGCGCGCTCGAGCCCAAGCTCACCCCCCAGCACCAGGAGATCGCCCGCGCCATCCTCAAGGAGATCAACGAGCGCCTCGGCTTCCTCCACAATGTCGGCCTCGACTATCTCCACCTCGACCGCACCAGCGGCACCCTCTCGGGCGGCGAGAGCCAGCGCATCCGCCTCGCGTCGCAGATCGGCAGCGGCCTCAGCGGCGTCCTCTACGTCCTCGACGAGCCCTCGATCGGCCTCCACCAGAAGGACAATGACCGCCTCCTCGAGACCCTCCAGCGGCTGAAGTCCCTCGGCAACACCGTCCTCGTGGTCGAGCATGACGAGGATGCGATCCGCGCCGCCGACCATGTCATCGACATGGGCCCGGGCGCCGGCCTCCACGGCGGCGAAGTGCTCTATTCGGGCGAGCTGTCCGGCCTGCTCGAGCAGGACGGCAGCCTCACCGCCGACTATCTCTCGGGCCGCCGCGCCATTCCGCTCCCGGCCAGGCGCCGCAAGGGCAATGGCAAGAAGCTCACCGTCCACAATGCGCGCGAGAACAATCTTCGCGGCGTCACCGCCAGCGTGCCGCTCGGCACCTTCACCTGCATCACCGGCGTCTCGGGCTCGGGCAAGT
This region includes:
- the uvrA gene encoding excinuclease ABC subunit UvrA; the encoded protein is MLTHITVKGAREHNLKGVDVSIPRDSLTVITGLSGSGKSSLAFDTIYAEGQRRYVESLSAYARQFLEMMQKPDVEHIDGLSPAISIEQKTTSRNPRSTVATVTEIYDYMRLLWARVGIPYSPATGEPIQAQQVSQMVDRVMTLPEGSRHYLLAPVVRGRKGEYRKEMAEWQKAGFTRVRIDGTFYEIDEAPALDKKYKHDIEVVVDRIVVRDGLQTRLADSFETALKLADGLAYLDPADPPADPAGTERTGVAEALEKAAERNVLATHAPVGRITFSEKFACPVSGFTIAEIEPRLFSFNAPQGACPACDGLGERQEFDEDLVVPNHDLSLAKGAVVPWAKSNPPSPYYMQVLASLARHYGFDLSTPWKDLDPEHQHAILHGTGGRPVVLRFVDGKKSYEVKKAFEGVIGNLNRRLAQTESAWMKEELSRYQAAHPCETCHGARLKPEALAVKIAGEDISIAVRRSVADAYAWFGALEPKLTPQHQEIARAILKEINERLGFLHNVGLDYLHLDRTSGTLSGGESQRIRLASQIGSGLSGVLYVLDEPSIGLHQKDNDRLLETLQRLKSLGNTVLVVEHDEDAIRAADHVIDMGPGAGLHGGEVLYSGELSGLLEQDGSLTADYLSGRRAIPLPARRRKGNGKKLTVHNARENNLRGVTASVPLGTFTCITGVSGSGKSSFTIDTLYAAAARTLNGARILAGKHDKVTGLEQLDKVIDIDQSPIGRTPRSNPATYTGAFTQIRDWFAGLPESQARGYKPGRFSFNVKGGRCEACQGDGVLKIEMHFLPDVYVTCDVCHGARYNRETLEVKFKGKSIADVLDMTVEDAVEFFKAVPGIRDKMAMLAEVGLGYIKVGQQATTLSGGEAQRVKLAKELSRRATGSTLYILDEPTTGLHFEDVRKLLEVLHALVEQGNTVVVIEHNLDVIKTADWIIDLGPEGGVKGGEIVAAGTPEQVVQEPRSFTGHYLKPLLERASPDSFVLSAVEAPAPKRGRRKKVVEGVE